A window of Synchiropus splendidus isolate RoL2022-P1 chromosome 9, RoL_Sspl_1.0, whole genome shotgun sequence contains these coding sequences:
- the LOC128764818 gene encoding RING finger protein 122-like — protein MSSGASGDPTEDTPVACFDMASEELFHLPLNVYIIILGIGLFILMLSLIFCCYLFRLRRQGARNQYGYNEVVLKGAGKKLSLLGQTCAVCLEEFRSRDELGVCPCSHAFHKKCLLKWLEIRSVCPMCNKPICRIQPDNTQSPEQPQGLLEV, from the exons ATGTCCAGCGGTGCCTCA GGTGACCCCACTGAGGACACCCCGGTCGCCTGCTTCGACATGGCAAGTGAGGAGCTCTTCCATCTGCCGCTCAACGTCTACATCATCATCCTCGGCATCGGCCTCTTCATCCTCATGCTCAGCCTCATCTTCTGCTGCTACCTCTTCAG ACTCCGGCGTCAAGGTGCGAGAAATCAATACGGCTACAATGAG GTCGTTTTGAAAGGAGCGGGGAAGAAGCTGAGTCTTCTCGGG CAAACATGTGCAGTGTGTTTAGAGGAATTCCGGAGCCGGGACGAGCTCGGCGTGTGTCCCTGTTCGCACGCCTTTCACAAGAA GTGTCTTCTGAAATGGCTTGAGATCCGAAGTGTGTGTCCGATGTGCAACAAGCCCATTTGTCGCATCCAGCCCGACAACACGCAGTCACCAGAACAACCCCAGGGCCTGCTGGAGGTGTGA
- the pcgf6 gene encoding polycomb group RING finger protein 6 isoform X2 yields the protein MSSSPDSHHEASTGSDSEEVRLPLNQFYPYIKCALCCGFLIDATTITECLHTFCKCCIVKHFFYSNRCPTCNIIVHQTQPLYNIRPDRQLQDIVYKMVPSLEDLERERMVKFYKERGLEVPKTPALSPPTPVPAKRQKKDAPRHQVFSIPPELDVSLLLEFVGAEKGIDDYKPLERRYVRVSGEATIRHVELFIRRKMGLSSSCQVDVVCGDQLLEHCQSLNDVQKVVGADGVQDGLLVLHFGLVLPS from the exons ATGTCATCGTCGCCTGACAgtcatcatgaagcctcaacaggtAGCGACTCCGAGGAG GTCAGACTCCCTCTCAACCAGTTCTATCCCTACATCAAATGTGCCCTGTGCTGTGGCTTCCTCATCGACGCCACCACCATCACCGAATGCCTTCATACAT TTTGCAAGTGTTGCATTGTGAAGCACTTTTTCTACAGCAACAGGTGTCCAACATGCAACATCATCGTCCATCAGACACAACCCCTGTACAACATCAG GCCTGACCGACAACTGCAGGATATAGTTTACAAGATGGTTCCCTCCCTGGAGGACT tggaaAGGGAACGGATGGTGAAGTTCTACAAAGAGCGAGGTCTGGAAGTGCCAAAAACACCAG CACTGTCCCCTCCCACTCCTGTCCCTGCCAAGAGGCAGAAGAAGGACGCTCCTCGCCACCAGGTCTTCAGCATACCTCCAGAACTGGACGTGTCCCTGCTGCTGGAGTTCGTCGG GGCTGAGAAGGGGATCGACGACTACAAG CCCCTGGAGAGGCGCTACGTGCGCGTGTCAGGCGAAGCCACCATCCGCCATGTGGAGCTTTTCATCAGGAGGAAGATGGGCCTGAGCTCTTCCTGCCAG GTGGATGTGGTTTGTGGAGATCAACTACTGGAGCACTGTCAGTCTCTCAATGATGTTCAGAAGGTGGTCGGCGCAGACGGCGTGCAG GACGGTCTGCTGGTGCTGCACTTCGGCCTGGTGCTGCCGTCCTAG
- the pcgf6 gene encoding polycomb group RING finger protein 6 isoform X1: MSSSPDSHHEASTGSDSEEPQVRLPLNQFYPYIKCALCCGFLIDATTITECLHTFCKCCIVKHFFYSNRCPTCNIIVHQTQPLYNIRPDRQLQDIVYKMVPSLEDLERERMVKFYKERGLEVPKTPALSPPTPVPAKRQKKDAPRHQVFSIPPELDVSLLLEFVGAEKGIDDYKPLERRYVRVSGEATIRHVELFIRRKMGLSSSCQVDVVCGDQLLEHCQSLNDVQKVVGADGVQDGLLVLHFGLVLPS; the protein is encoded by the exons ATGTCATCGTCGCCTGACAgtcatcatgaagcctcaacaggtAGCGACTCCGAGGAG CCGCAGGTCAGACTCCCTCTCAACCAGTTCTATCCCTACATCAAATGTGCCCTGTGCTGTGGCTTCCTCATCGACGCCACCACCATCACCGAATGCCTTCATACAT TTTGCAAGTGTTGCATTGTGAAGCACTTTTTCTACAGCAACAGGTGTCCAACATGCAACATCATCGTCCATCAGACACAACCCCTGTACAACATCAG GCCTGACCGACAACTGCAGGATATAGTTTACAAGATGGTTCCCTCCCTGGAGGACT tggaaAGGGAACGGATGGTGAAGTTCTACAAAGAGCGAGGTCTGGAAGTGCCAAAAACACCAG CACTGTCCCCTCCCACTCCTGTCCCTGCCAAGAGGCAGAAGAAGGACGCTCCTCGCCACCAGGTCTTCAGCATACCTCCAGAACTGGACGTGTCCCTGCTGCTGGAGTTCGTCGG GGCTGAGAAGGGGATCGACGACTACAAG CCCCTGGAGAGGCGCTACGTGCGCGTGTCAGGCGAAGCCACCATCCGCCATGTGGAGCTTTTCATCAGGAGGAAGATGGGCCTGAGCTCTTCCTGCCAG GTGGATGTGGTTTGTGGAGATCAACTACTGGAGCACTGTCAGTCTCTCAATGATGTTCAGAAGGTGGTCGGCGCAGACGGCGTGCAG GACGGTCTGCTGGTGCTGCACTTCGGCCTGGTGCTGCCGTCCTAG